A single genomic interval of Sebastes umbrosus isolate fSebUmb1 chromosome 11, fSebUmb1.pri, whole genome shotgun sequence harbors:
- the rusc1 gene encoding uncharacterized protein rusc1 isoform X5 — protein MQSSSCSSQPPKPRRFDISRRTNTVAGPKPHGAGFQREDKNMNTITTSSPRRATKGPAAPIRTRVGVQPRPPVTQSRFGSQKQGSTISKLAKPKPKAARASAATKIAPAAAPPPLPSVLPLDPNCNEPSLPCLCCDGRSPQDNNSMFNHNHNNNNTISIRQQLQLPPPPAPLPQRQDGKGAKEQPQPPSQAQAKLEASARPAASLENEGKNADASADLDNKKNVKVEEDDDEEESSGDIDIDDDEEADNDDDDDDDDDDTLVPSCCDCPPSLLEFSLSSSTSSSSTSISSCSDLESDCADQSASICSSHDHDNLSVALAPKDRSLPECQPPVRSPPSHPPPSLPLSRNPFMLTSHSSPCSPDEGYPSALDSPSPDYLGLKDDSEVTKLGLLDFLESVGEFGKMERFSQVIQVARWDLEGEQHWDVLRDRLDHLDRLEKVNREVKLAYIARLHEKGFDLGDLEEQDLSDVMDEMGNIDIPWKLYKSGRGALGDSQEFSDAGVDLTAPSDCEDHLAPDSLTPSPVGPPPRPPKPPARHASVSSDLHTYINISRETTSMAVSTSPTLSTFSPNSSSPTFTTFRCEKPLPPSPPSIPPLPTSKPVPYLTLYTTPSPPPSLPTPTPPIPPPRKRHLARKEAQRLAALQANHEKTPLSLPPPTMRPPPLPPPPVISISSSSPPAIPPPPALPPPPSFHALDVEIRKLLMLAGLTQAELLKLSPELGVCVGGLEDEGDRDHVISSRSGELHEFRLKEREEEKECDAGMMARDEWSSRGKMVGERRADGGQTKEESTQRTTSFTEMARRRKRGSGLTSDLYYSTGFSNTHETKEKNMSFESYRYPAEVLDSPPPPPPPRPLPPIPPSVPHHKVSTLVANSAQPDRFDWLIAFTPECEAALQPPPLAMRKSQVETQKKLSSSGSSPAPNVTTFKELRYRSKNGVPTTKVITDPDPDPNVITPDADILYNLRWRREMAGGDGNEWEYTSQAQAFFMQPPPALTSMAALKEMLQRADEEGRQPELCPSQKIGCSVSDSSLWTMGREWEGEEVKRVEKDEKEEEEEVEVEVEVRGRADGGRTLESRTTAVRSVSFAGSVQRTETSWMGEDVKHPMRGLGLSSLCLQEKKALVSAVSVAVEAILAQFSSSRTVVQKALSGDSTINPSLGRLVLQCLCPALHSLLTDGLKPHQSDLIAGRRPNSAWGLVQASTRPGPKTQALFNLQVRVGELPQLRQSKHRFNAFLFGLLNTKLLDFWLSHLQSCSDVLETYHRPASFMRLSLTACQPLFEELLLVLQPLSLLTFNLDLLFQHHHLEPDSHTPEIPSPPCQDAVTTEGSQSKITGCKYIESLSEVDFGSPEHRAAKEKSPKNGGAWESTQSSAAPIKAPVTIGQTSPQLLWVQEKEIGDLPLHDVEEDSLAQQAGQVIQHGWGAVMRWGGRLSQNLSERSLKKEEMKTDLQATAGSEFTPVSSSVQVPWGMGRLFGASKSLSSPPGHTPPTRRPSQWLSPGVTALSRMVSSNSTPIIQRAPEPQGGSEPEAEKEVDAMEMKDKPRPLRSIRTLCDHSGTGSELTFCKGEELVVLGGVDQDWIRCRQGDKEGLVPIGYTSLIM, from the exons ATGCAGTCCTCTAGCTGCTCCTCTCAGCCTCCGAAGCCGCGGCGCTTTGACATCAGCAGGCGGACCAATACCGTAGCTGGACCAAAGCCTCACGGCGCTGGTTTCCAGAGGGAGGATAAAAACATGAACACGATCACCACGTCCTCCCCGCGCCGGGCTACTAAAGGCCCCGCTGCACCCATCAGGACCAGGGTGGGAGTGCAGCCTCGGCCACCAGTGACCCAGTCCAGGTTTGGGTCACAAAAACAGGGATCAACCATCTCCAAATTAGCCAAGCCCAAACCTAAGGCTGCTCGTGCGTCTGCGGCGACTAAAATTGCACCAGCAGCCGCTCCGCCTCCGCTCCCCTCCGTTCTCCCTCTTGACCCGAACTGCAACGAGCCGAGCCTCCCGTGTCTGTGCTGCGACGGCCGTTCCCCGCAGGACAACAATAGCATGTTCAACcataaccacaacaacaacaacaccatctcTATCAGACAGCAACTGCAGCTACCGCCTCCTCCGGCCCCGTTGCCCCAGAGGCAGGATGGGAAAGGGGCCAAGGAGCAGCCTCAGCCTCCCTCCCAAGCACAGGCCAAGTTGGAGGCCTCCGCCCGCCCTGCTGCCAGTCTGGAAAATGAAGGCAAGAATGCTGACGCAAGCGCTGATCTGgacaacaagaaaaatgtaaaagtagaGGAAGACGACGACGAGGAAGAGAGCAGCGGGGATATtgatattgatgatgatgaagaggctgacaatgatgacgatgacgatgatgatgatgacgacacCCTGGTCCCCTCGTGCTGTGActgccccccctctctcctgGAGTTCTCgctctcctcctctacctcctcgtCCTCCACTTCCATCAGCTCCTGctctgatctggagtctgacTGTGCAGATCAATCCGCCTCCATCTGCTCTTCTCACGACCACGATAATCTGTCCGTCGCTCTGGCTCCCAAAGACCGCTCTCTCCCTGAATGCCAGCCTCCTGTGCGTTCACCCCCGTCCCATCCACCGCCATCCCTTCCTCTTAGCCGCAACCCCTTCATGTTAACATCACATTCCTCCCCTTGCTCCCCAGATGAGGGCTACCCCTCCGCCCTGGACTCCCCTTCTCCTGACTACCTAGGACTCAAAGATGATTCTGAGGTCACCAAACTAGGTTTACTTGACTTCCTAGAATCAGTCGGGGAGTTCGGGAAAATGGAGCGCTTCAGCCAGGTGATCCAAGTGGCTCGTTGGGATCTGGAGGGCGAGCAACACTGGGATGTTCTGAGGGATCGGCTAGATCACCTGGATCGCTTGGAGAAGGTGAACAGAGAAGTGAAACTTGCCTACATTGCCAGACTCCATGAGAAGGGGTTTGATCTCGGAGATCTGGAAGAGCAGGATCTCTCAGACGTCATGGATGAAATGGGCAACATTGACATTCCCTGGAAGTTGTATAAAAGCGGCAGAGGAGCGCTGGGAGACTCTCAGGAGTTTTCAGATGCAGGGGTCGACCTCACCGCTCCATCAGACTGTGAGGATCACCTCGCTCCTGATTCCCTCACTCCTTCTCCTGTCGGGCCGCCACCCAGACCCCCCAAACCTCCAGCGCGGCACGCCAGCGTGAGCTCTGACCTCCACACCTACATCAATATCAGCAGGGAGACCACCTCCATGGCCGTCTCCACCTCTCCTACATTGTCTACTTTCTCCCCTAACTCCTCGTCCCCCACTTTCACCACTTTTAGGTGTGAGAAACCCCTACCTCCTTCTCCACCCTCCATTCCCCCTCTTCCCACCTCTAAACCAGTCCCTTACCTCACCCTCTACACCACCCCTTCTCCACCTCCATCTCTCCCCACCCCaactcctcccatccctccccCTCGGAAGCGTCACCTCGCCAGGAAGGAGGCCCAGCGGCTCGCCGCTCTTCAAGCCAATCACGAAAAGACCCCcctttcccttcctcctcctacCATGCGTCCCCCACCTCTGCCTCCTCCGCCAGttatctccatctcctcctcatctcccccTGCCATACCACCTCCACCTGCCCtgcctcctcccccctccttccATGCACTGGATGTAGAGATTCGAAAGCTACTGATGCTCGCTGGATTGACCCAAGCTGAGCTCCTCAAACTCAGCCCAGAGCTTGGTGTTTGTGTTGGAGGGTTAGAGGATGAAGGAGATAGAGATCATGTCATCTCGTCCAGGTCTGGGGAGCTACATGAGTTCAGactgaaagagagggaggaggagaaggagtgtGATGCCGGGATGATGGCCAGAGACGAATGGAGCAGCAGAGGTAAGATGGTTGGAGAACGAAGAGCTGATGGAGGCCAAACAAAAGAGGAGAGCACACAAAGAACCACCTCGTTCACTGAGatggcgaggaggaggaagaggggcagcggtctgacctctgacctttactACAGCACTGGTTTTAGCAATACACATGAAACTAAAGAAAAGAACATGAGCTTTGAGTCTTACCGGTATCCTGCCGAGGTACTAGATtcacctccccctcctcctcctcctcgccccTTACCCCCAATCCCCCCATCTGTGCCACACCATAAAGTTAGCACTCTCGTGGCTAACTCCGCACAGCCTGACCGCTTCGATTGGCTCATAGCTTTCACACCTGAGTGTGAAGCCGCACTACAGCCTCCACCACTGGCAATGAGAAAATCTCAAGTGGAAACTCAGAAGAAGCTCAGCTCTTCAGGGTCATCTCCAGCTCCAAACGTCACGACTTTTAAAGAGCTGCGTTACCGCAGCAAGAACGGCGTCCCCACAACGAAGGTGATCACCGATCCAGACCCCGACCCGAATGTTATTACGCCAGACGCAGATATTCTGTACAACctgaggtggaggagagagatggcgGGCGGTGACGGCAACGAATGGGAGTACACCTCTCAGGCTCAGGCCTTCTTCATGCAGCCGCCGCCGGCCCTCACCTCGATGGCCGCTCTGAAGGAAATGCTCCAGAGAGCTGACGAGGAGGGGAGACAACCGGAGCTGTGCCCATCACAGAAGATTGGCTGCTCGGTCAGTGACAGCAGCCTGTGGACCATGGGCAGAGAGTGGGAGGGTGAAGAAGTTAAGAGGGTGGAGAAGgatgagaaagaagaagaggaggaggtggaggtggaggtggaggtgagagGACGAGCCGATGGTGGAAGGACTCTTGAATCAAGAACTACAG CTGTTCGCAGTGTCTCATTCGCTGGCTCTGTACAGAGGACAGAGACGTCCTGGATGGGCGAAGATGTGAAGCATCCAATGAGAGGCCTTGGCCTGTCCTCTCTGTgcctgcaggaaaaaaaag CTCTGGTCAGTGCGGTCAGCGTGGCAGTGGAAGCCATCTTGGCCCAGTTCAGCTCTTCTCGGACTGTCGTTCAGAAG GCCTTATCAGGAGACAGCACTATAAATCCATCTCTGGGCCGTCTGGTGCTGCAGTGTCTCTGCCCAGCCCTGCACAGCTTGCTGACCGATGGCTTGAAGCCTCACCAGAGTGACCTGATTGCAGGCAGGAGGCCAAATTCCGCCTGGGGTCTGGTCCAGGCCTCCACCAGGCCAG GTCCTAAAACTCAAGCGTTGTTCAACCTACAAGTTCGTGTTGGAGAGCTGCCTCAGCTCAGACAGAGCAAACACAGGTTCAACGCTTTCCTCTTCGGCCTGCTGAA TACCAAGCTTCTTGATTTCTGGCTGTCTCACCTTCAGTCTTGCAGTG atGTGCTGGAGACATATCACCGCCCCGCCTCCTTCATGCGTCTGTCGCTGACCGCCTGCCAGCCTCTGTTCGAGGAGCTGCTCCTCGTGTTGCAGCCTCTAAGCCTGCTGACCTTCAACCTCGACCTGCTCTTCCAGCACCACCATTTAGAGCCGGACAGTCACACACCGGAGATCCCCAGTCCACCTTGTCAGGACGCAGTTACAACAGAGGGGTCCCAATCCAAAATCACAGGCTGTAAATATATTGAAAGCCTCTCAGAGGTAGACTTTGGAAGCCCAGAGCATCGGGCGGCCAAAGAAAAATCGCCAAAGAACGGAGGAGCATGGGAATCAACACAAAGCAGTGCTGCACCCATAAAAGCACCGGTCACTATTGGGCAGACGAGTCCTCAGCTGTTGTGGGTGCAGGAGAAGGAAATTGGAGACTTGCCTCTTCATGATGTTGAGGAGGACAGCCTCGCTCAGCAGGCAGGACAG GTGATCCAGCACGGATGGGGGGCTGTGATGCGCTGGGGAGGCAGACTGAGCCAGAATCTGTCTGAGAGGAGCCTGAaaaaggaggagatgaagacGGACCTCCAGGCAACAGCGGGGAGCGAGTTCACTCCGGTCAGCAGCAGTGTTCAGGTTCCCTGGGGTATGGGGCGGCTCTTTGGAGCCTCTAAAAGCCTCAGCAGCCCACCAGGTCACACACCGCCAACCAG GCGTCCCTCTCAGTGGCTGTCTCCTGGTGTCACCGCACTGTCACGAATGGTGAGCAGCAACTCCACCCCGATAATACAGAGGGCCCCGGAGCCCCAGGGAGGAAGTGAGCCCGAGGCAGAGAAAGAGGTTGACGCAATGGAGATGAAGGACAAACCCAGACCACTCAG GTCCATACGAACGCTGTGCGACCACTCGGGAACAGGTTCGGAGCTCACCTTCTGCAAAGGGGAGGAACTGGTGGTGTTAGGAGGAGTCGATCAGGACTGGATTCGCTGTCGTCAGGGAGACAAAGAGGGACTGGTACCTATTGGCTACACCTCTCTCATCATGTGA
- the rusc1 gene encoding uncharacterized protein rusc1 isoform X3: protein MQSSSCSSQPPKPRRFDISRRTNTVAGPKPHGAGFQREDKNMNTITTSSPRRATKGPAAPIRTRVGVQPRPPVTQSRFGSQKQGSTISKLAKPKPKAARASAATKIAPAAAPPPLPSVLPLDPNCNEPSLPCLCCDGRSPQDNNSMFNHNHNNNNTISIRQQLQLPPPPAPLPQRQDGKGAKEQPQPPSQAQAKLEASARPAASLENEGKNADASADLDNKKNVKVEEDDDEEESSGDIDIDDDEEADNDDDDDDDDDDTLVPSCCDCPPSLLEFSLSSSTSSSSTSISSCSDLESDCADQSASICSSHDHDNLSVALAPKDRSLPECQPPVRSPPSHPPPSLPLSRNPFMLTSHSSPCSPDEGYPSALDSPSPDYLGLKDDSEVTKLGLLDFLESVGEFGKMERFSQVIQVARWDLEGEQHWDVLRDRLDHLDRLEKVNREVKLAYIARLHEKGFDLGDLEEQDLSDVMDEMGNIDIPWKLYKSGRGALGDSQEFSDAGVDLTAPSDCEDHLAPDSLTPSPVGPPPRPPKPPARHASVSSDLHTYINISRETTSMAVSTSPTLSTFSPNSSSPTFTTFRCEKPLPPSPPSIPPLPTSKPVPYLTLYTTPSPPPSLPTPTPPIPPPRKRHLARKEAQRLAALQANHEKTPLSLPPPTMRPPPLPPPPVISISSSSPPAIPPPPALPPPPSFHALDVEIRKLLMLAGLTQAELLKLSPELGVCVGGLEDEGDRDHVISSRSGELHEFRLKEREEEKECDAGMMARDEWSSRGKMVGERRADGGQTKEESTQRTTSFTEMARRRKRGSGLTSDLYYSTGFSNTHETKEKNMSFESYRYPAEVLDSPPPPPPPRPLPPIPPSVPHHKVSTLVANSAQPDRFDWLIAFTPECEAALQPPPLAMRKSQVETQKKLSSSGSSPAPNVTTFKELRYRSKNGVPTTKVITDPDPDPNVITPDADILYNLRWRREMAGGDGNEWEYTSQAQAFFMQPPPALTSMAALKEMLQRADEEGRQPELCPSQKIGCSVSDSSLWTMGREWEGEEVKRVEKDEKEEEEEVEVEVEVRGRADGGRTLESRTTAVRSVSFAGSVQRTETSWMGEDVKHPMRGLGLSSLCLQEKKALVSAVSVAVEAILAQFSSSRTVVQKSLSVNKALSGDSTINPSLGRLVLQCLCPALHSLLTDGLKPHQSDLIAGRRPNSAWGLVQASTRPGPKTQALFNLQVRVGELPQLRQSKHRFNAFLFGLLNTKLLDFWLSHLQSCSDVLETYHRPASFMRLSLTACQPLFEELLLVLQPLSLLTFNLDLLFQHHHLEPDSHTPEIPSPPCQDAVTTEGSQSKITGCKYIESLSEVDFGSPEHRAAKEKSPKNGGAWESTQSSAAPIKAPVTIGQTSPQLLWVQEKEIGDLPLHDVEEDSLAQQAGQVIQHGWGAVMRWGGRLSQNLSERSLKKEEMKTDLQATAGSEFTPVSSSVQVPWGMGRLFGASKSLSSPPGHTPPTRRPSQWLSPGVTALSRMVSSNSTPIIQRAPEPQGGSEPEAEKEVDAMEMKDKPRPLRSIRTLCDHSGTGSELTFCKGEELVVLGGVDQDWIRCRQGDKEGLVPIGYTSLIM, encoded by the exons ATGCAGTCCTCTAGCTGCTCCTCTCAGCCTCCGAAGCCGCGGCGCTTTGACATCAGCAGGCGGACCAATACCGTAGCTGGACCAAAGCCTCACGGCGCTGGTTTCCAGAGGGAGGATAAAAACATGAACACGATCACCACGTCCTCCCCGCGCCGGGCTACTAAAGGCCCCGCTGCACCCATCAGGACCAGGGTGGGAGTGCAGCCTCGGCCACCAGTGACCCAGTCCAGGTTTGGGTCACAAAAACAGGGATCAACCATCTCCAAATTAGCCAAGCCCAAACCTAAGGCTGCTCGTGCGTCTGCGGCGACTAAAATTGCACCAGCAGCCGCTCCGCCTCCGCTCCCCTCCGTTCTCCCTCTTGACCCGAACTGCAACGAGCCGAGCCTCCCGTGTCTGTGCTGCGACGGCCGTTCCCCGCAGGACAACAATAGCATGTTCAACcataaccacaacaacaacaacaccatctcTATCAGACAGCAACTGCAGCTACCGCCTCCTCCGGCCCCGTTGCCCCAGAGGCAGGATGGGAAAGGGGCCAAGGAGCAGCCTCAGCCTCCCTCCCAAGCACAGGCCAAGTTGGAGGCCTCCGCCCGCCCTGCTGCCAGTCTGGAAAATGAAGGCAAGAATGCTGACGCAAGCGCTGATCTGgacaacaagaaaaatgtaaaagtagaGGAAGACGACGACGAGGAAGAGAGCAGCGGGGATATtgatattgatgatgatgaagaggctgacaatgatgacgatgacgatgatgatgatgacgacacCCTGGTCCCCTCGTGCTGTGActgccccccctctctcctgGAGTTCTCgctctcctcctctacctcctcgtCCTCCACTTCCATCAGCTCCTGctctgatctggagtctgacTGTGCAGATCAATCCGCCTCCATCTGCTCTTCTCACGACCACGATAATCTGTCCGTCGCTCTGGCTCCCAAAGACCGCTCTCTCCCTGAATGCCAGCCTCCTGTGCGTTCACCCCCGTCCCATCCACCGCCATCCCTTCCTCTTAGCCGCAACCCCTTCATGTTAACATCACATTCCTCCCCTTGCTCCCCAGATGAGGGCTACCCCTCCGCCCTGGACTCCCCTTCTCCTGACTACCTAGGACTCAAAGATGATTCTGAGGTCACCAAACTAGGTTTACTTGACTTCCTAGAATCAGTCGGGGAGTTCGGGAAAATGGAGCGCTTCAGCCAGGTGATCCAAGTGGCTCGTTGGGATCTGGAGGGCGAGCAACACTGGGATGTTCTGAGGGATCGGCTAGATCACCTGGATCGCTTGGAGAAGGTGAACAGAGAAGTGAAACTTGCCTACATTGCCAGACTCCATGAGAAGGGGTTTGATCTCGGAGATCTGGAAGAGCAGGATCTCTCAGACGTCATGGATGAAATGGGCAACATTGACATTCCCTGGAAGTTGTATAAAAGCGGCAGAGGAGCGCTGGGAGACTCTCAGGAGTTTTCAGATGCAGGGGTCGACCTCACCGCTCCATCAGACTGTGAGGATCACCTCGCTCCTGATTCCCTCACTCCTTCTCCTGTCGGGCCGCCACCCAGACCCCCCAAACCTCCAGCGCGGCACGCCAGCGTGAGCTCTGACCTCCACACCTACATCAATATCAGCAGGGAGACCACCTCCATGGCCGTCTCCACCTCTCCTACATTGTCTACTTTCTCCCCTAACTCCTCGTCCCCCACTTTCACCACTTTTAGGTGTGAGAAACCCCTACCTCCTTCTCCACCCTCCATTCCCCCTCTTCCCACCTCTAAACCAGTCCCTTACCTCACCCTCTACACCACCCCTTCTCCACCTCCATCTCTCCCCACCCCaactcctcccatccctccccCTCGGAAGCGTCACCTCGCCAGGAAGGAGGCCCAGCGGCTCGCCGCTCTTCAAGCCAATCACGAAAAGACCCCcctttcccttcctcctcctacCATGCGTCCCCCACCTCTGCCTCCTCCGCCAGttatctccatctcctcctcatctcccccTGCCATACCACCTCCACCTGCCCtgcctcctcccccctccttccATGCACTGGATGTAGAGATTCGAAAGCTACTGATGCTCGCTGGATTGACCCAAGCTGAGCTCCTCAAACTCAGCCCAGAGCTTGGTGTTTGTGTTGGAGGGTTAGAGGATGAAGGAGATAGAGATCATGTCATCTCGTCCAGGTCTGGGGAGCTACATGAGTTCAGactgaaagagagggaggaggagaaggagtgtGATGCCGGGATGATGGCCAGAGACGAATGGAGCAGCAGAGGTAAGATGGTTGGAGAACGAAGAGCTGATGGAGGCCAAACAAAAGAGGAGAGCACACAAAGAACCACCTCGTTCACTGAGatggcgaggaggaggaagaggggcagcggtctgacctctgacctttactACAGCACTGGTTTTAGCAATACACATGAAACTAAAGAAAAGAACATGAGCTTTGAGTCTTACCGGTATCCTGCCGAGGTACTAGATtcacctccccctcctcctcctcctcgccccTTACCCCCAATCCCCCCATCTGTGCCACACCATAAAGTTAGCACTCTCGTGGCTAACTCCGCACAGCCTGACCGCTTCGATTGGCTCATAGCTTTCACACCTGAGTGTGAAGCCGCACTACAGCCTCCACCACTGGCAATGAGAAAATCTCAAGTGGAAACTCAGAAGAAGCTCAGCTCTTCAGGGTCATCTCCAGCTCCAAACGTCACGACTTTTAAAGAGCTGCGTTACCGCAGCAAGAACGGCGTCCCCACAACGAAGGTGATCACCGATCCAGACCCCGACCCGAATGTTATTACGCCAGACGCAGATATTCTGTACAACctgaggtggaggagagagatggcgGGCGGTGACGGCAACGAATGGGAGTACACCTCTCAGGCTCAGGCCTTCTTCATGCAGCCGCCGCCGGCCCTCACCTCGATGGCCGCTCTGAAGGAAATGCTCCAGAGAGCTGACGAGGAGGGGAGACAACCGGAGCTGTGCCCATCACAGAAGATTGGCTGCTCGGTCAGTGACAGCAGCCTGTGGACCATGGGCAGAGAGTGGGAGGGTGAAGAAGTTAAGAGGGTGGAGAAGgatgagaaagaagaagaggaggaggtggaggtggaggtggaggtgagagGACGAGCCGATGGTGGAAGGACTCTTGAATCAAGAACTACAG CTGTTCGCAGTGTCTCATTCGCTGGCTCTGTACAGAGGACAGAGACGTCCTGGATGGGCGAAGATGTGAAGCATCCAATGAGAGGCCTTGGCCTGTCCTCTCTGTgcctgcaggaaaaaaaag CTCTGGTCAGTGCGGTCAGCGTGGCAGTGGAAGCCATCTTGGCCCAGTTCAGCTCTTCTCGGACTGTCGTTCAGAAG TCTCTCTCAGTTAACAAG GCCTTATCAGGAGACAGCACTATAAATCCATCTCTGGGCCGTCTGGTGCTGCAGTGTCTCTGCCCAGCCCTGCACAGCTTGCTGACCGATGGCTTGAAGCCTCACCAGAGTGACCTGATTGCAGGCAGGAGGCCAAATTCCGCCTGGGGTCTGGTCCAGGCCTCCACCAGGCCAG GTCCTAAAACTCAAGCGTTGTTCAACCTACAAGTTCGTGTTGGAGAGCTGCCTCAGCTCAGACAGAGCAAACACAGGTTCAACGCTTTCCTCTTCGGCCTGCTGAA TACCAAGCTTCTTGATTTCTGGCTGTCTCACCTTCAGTCTTGCAGTG atGTGCTGGAGACATATCACCGCCCCGCCTCCTTCATGCGTCTGTCGCTGACCGCCTGCCAGCCTCTGTTCGAGGAGCTGCTCCTCGTGTTGCAGCCTCTAAGCCTGCTGACCTTCAACCTCGACCTGCTCTTCCAGCACCACCATTTAGAGCCGGACAGTCACACACCGGAGATCCCCAGTCCACCTTGTCAGGACGCAGTTACAACAGAGGGGTCCCAATCCAAAATCACAGGCTGTAAATATATTGAAAGCCTCTCAGAGGTAGACTTTGGAAGCCCAGAGCATCGGGCGGCCAAAGAAAAATCGCCAAAGAACGGAGGAGCATGGGAATCAACACAAAGCAGTGCTGCACCCATAAAAGCACCGGTCACTATTGGGCAGACGAGTCCTCAGCTGTTGTGGGTGCAGGAGAAGGAAATTGGAGACTTGCCTCTTCATGATGTTGAGGAGGACAGCCTCGCTCAGCAGGCAGGACAG GTGATCCAGCACGGATGGGGGGCTGTGATGCGCTGGGGAGGCAGACTGAGCCAGAATCTGTCTGAGAGGAGCCTGAaaaaggaggagatgaagacGGACCTCCAGGCAACAGCGGGGAGCGAGTTCACTCCGGTCAGCAGCAGTGTTCAGGTTCCCTGGGGTATGGGGCGGCTCTTTGGAGCCTCTAAAAGCCTCAGCAGCCCACCAGGTCACACACCGCCAACCAG GCGTCCCTCTCAGTGGCTGTCTCCTGGTGTCACCGCACTGTCACGAATGGTGAGCAGCAACTCCACCCCGATAATACAGAGGGCCCCGGAGCCCCAGGGAGGAAGTGAGCCCGAGGCAGAGAAAGAGGTTGACGCAATGGAGATGAAGGACAAACCCAGACCACTCAG GTCCATACGAACGCTGTGCGACCACTCGGGAACAGGTTCGGAGCTCACCTTCTGCAAAGGGGAGGAACTGGTGGTGTTAGGAGGAGTCGATCAGGACTGGATTCGCTGTCGTCAGGGAGACAAAGAGGGACTGGTACCTATTGGCTACACCTCTCTCATCATGTGA